The genomic interval GGCTTTTGCCCCTGGGTGTAGCGTCTGTCAAATAAAAAGTGGGACTTCAGTTCAGAATTGTGCCTCAAAAACCCATATAAAAAGTCCCTCTTGGTAGAGGGACTGATAAGGATACTTAACGTAGTGAAAAAATTTCACTTTATAAACTTTTATACCCTGTACGAGGTTTAGCTAGGTGAAGATACCGCTTTTTCTTCAAAGCATTGCAAACACGATAGAAATCTTTACCTTGCTTTTACATGTAAGACTGACGCAACCCTCGAAGTTTTGCCCGGTGGGTCAGTCTTAATGGTGAGGTGGTCAGGTCGATTCGATCGTCTTACCATCGCTGGGTTGGCACCCATTGATCAGGGGTAGCCTCACCGTAAAAGTTGCACCGAGTCCTGCTCCCAGGCTCTCAGCCCAAATGGTACCACCGTGGAGTTCTACCAGGTGGCGGGCGATCGCTAAGCCCAACCCTAACCCCCCATCGGCGCGGGTGGTCGTGGAATCTGCCTGGCGAAACCGATCAAAAACGTAGGGCAGAAATTCAGGATTAATCCCCTTGCCCGTATCAGTGACGGCAATCTCAGCGTAGGAAATTTTGGCAGCTGGGGTAAAGAAAATTGGGGGATCAATGGAGACATAGGATCTCTCTCCACCATTGGAAGATCGTTCCTTTTCCCCATATTCCCGCGTCCAGATGCCTGTTTGCTCTTTGATTGCAGATAACCGGATGGTCACCTGCCCCCCCTCAGGGGTGAACTTAATCGCATTTGACAGGAGATTCCAAAAAACCTGCTGCAAGCGGTCTGAATCGCCGGAAACCTGAAATTTTTGATAGTCGATTTCAGGTGGCAGATTGGAAGTCTGGACAGAGGTTGGGGAGACTTCTGAGCGTGAGTTATGCTCCTCTAATCTGCAATCATCAATCTGTAAGCTTAAATGGATTGCTTTCGCTGCGGCGGCTGGACGCATAGCATCAATGGCTGCTTCAATCACAGGTGGCAAACTAACGGATTGAGGTTGCAAGCGCAGTTTTCCCCGAATCATTTTGGAAACATCCAGAATATCCTCAATCAGTTGGGTTTGCAGGCGGGCATTGCGCTCGATCGTTTCAAGAGCGCGGGCAGTTGTTTCGGCATCCAGCTGACGCGATCGCAACAGGCGAGACCATCCCAACATCGAGTTAAGCGGGGTGCGTAATTCGTGGGAAAGCACCGCCAAAAACTCATCTTTCATCCGGTTCGCTTCTGCGAGTTCCTCTGCTTGCTGGCGCAGGGTTTGCTCTAGCTGCTTGCGCTCAGTCAGATCAAGGACAAAGGCAACTGCTTCCTGACGCTCCTCCCCAATCAGAGTAAAGCCCACCAGCACAGGAACACGAATTCCATCCGGGCGAATATATTCCTTCTCATAGGGCGTACTGGCTCCCCGTGCCTTTGCCTCAGCAATGTGTTGTTCGTCTAAGGGAAGATATTCGGGTGGTGTAATGTCAACCCAACTGAGGTGACCTTTATCCAGGTCGGTTTGAGCGTAACCAACCATGCGTAGGAAGGCATCATTTGCCTGCTCGATCGGTCCATCAATATCGGCAAAGACAATGCCAATCACATTGGCTTCCACAAACCGGGTCAACCGCTCTTGGCTGAGCTTTAGTGCCACTTCTGCCTGTTTGTTTTGACTCAAATCTGCCATCAGAGAAAGGATGCTGTCGTCTTCAGCCTGACTGCCTCGCAGCACTGCTGTCCACAGCCCAATATGAATGGCTGAACCGTCTTTACGCTGGCGAACCGTTTCCATTGCATTGATCAGGTCACCGCGTAAAGTGGAGGCAACATTTGCCTGAAATTCGGACATTTTATGGTCGGGTACGGTTGGCAAAAACCGCCCCAACACTTCCTCCTGCGACCAGCCAAACAACTTCTCGGCGGCTGGATTCCATAGTTTGACCCGCCCCAGACGATCGAGCACGGTAATTGCCAGAGGAGACGCCTGAATCAGTGCCTGGAGGGTTTGATTGGTTTCCTGGAGGGTTTCTTCCGCGTGCTTGCGATCGGTGATATCGATGCCCGTTCCAATGACATATTTCACTGCGCCCAGATCGTCCTGTAGGACTGTGTTTGACCAGACAATCAAGCGGCGATCGCCCCTGTGCGTGATCCAAACCCCCTCATATTCATTCGGAAACAACCAGGTCCCAAACTTGTAAAACATCTCTCTGGTTGGTTCTATCTCTTCGGGTGGCAAAAGCAGATCCCACAAATGCTTGCCCCGCACTGCTTCAAAGGAATACCCTGTGGTCTTCTCACAGGTTCGATTAAATTCAACAATTCTCCCCTGCCGATCCATAACAACAATCAGACTTCCTGCCGTACTAACAACGGCTGAGATTAGATCGCGTTCCTGGCGCAGTTCTTTCACCAATTGCCGCCGAGTTCCACTGAGCAGACAAATCATGAGCGAGATCAGGAGAAATATTCCTAACCGAACCATATCTGCTGGAGCTGCGATTCTAAAGTTTTGGAAGGGGGGTAAAAAAAAGTAGCTCGCAGCCAAACTAGCCAGGATGGTAGCCAGGAAACCCGGTCCAAAACCGCCATACCAGGCACTCACCATGACAGCGGCAAAAAACAGCAAAAATGGTGATGCCCCCATCGGTACCCACGGATTCAATAGGAGCATTAGCAACAATGCCACCAGCATGGCGATGACTGCCACACCATACCGTTGGAGCAAGGAGTTTTCAGGCTTTGCTGCTGTCCGAAGCGCTGACTGATAAGACAAGCGTGGAAAGCGCCCATTGATCCAGGCTGGCACCGATAAAAACTCCTCTTGGCGTATCGACTCAATCTCTATTTGGGCATACTTTTGGAGCAAACAGCTATATCGCTAGGAATAAATGGTGTTGCGGGGTTTGCTAAATCTAGTTGTGGAAGGGAAATGTTCCCTCTGTGGGCGATCGACCGCCGAGGAATTTTGCCTGGATTGCCAGCGTCAGGTACAGCGGTGTCAACTGCATCATACTCATGAGGCTGAATTGGAGCAACCCTCTGTGTTTGCCTGGGGGCATTATAGCGGGGGCTTAAAGCGGGCGATCGCTGCCCTGAAATACGAAAATCAGCCCCAACTGGCACGTCCACTAGGACATTGGTTGGCGCATACCTGGTTGAGCGGCGAATCCTTCTCTCAAGCATTTAACCGTTGTGCCCATTCCCTTGCATGCCAGCAGGCAGAAACAACGGGGATTTAACCAGGCGGATCTATTGGCAAAGCATTTCTGTGAACTGACTCGATTACCCTTAGAAAATAGAGGTCTGGAGCGATCGCAGGAAACGATCGCCCAATTCAAACTGTCTGCCACGGAACGCGAACAAAACCTGGCAGACGCTTTTCAAATCGGCAGAGCCTTCCTCCAAAAAGCTCCCTCCACCCCAGTTCTGCTCCTGGATGACATTTACACCACTGGCGCAACCGTCAAATCAGCGACTCAAATCCTACGACGACGAGGTATCCGCGTTTATGGCGTGATTGTAGTTGCAAGAACGGTGAGGAGTGAGGAGTGAGGAGTGGGGAGTTTTGAATCCTAGCCCCTAATAAACCTGGGGCACAAAAAACTGTTCATTCTTCGGCGGGCGGATATATCCAAGGGCGGCTTTCCGGGGCAGCAGGTCGAAGGGTTCGGGGGTGATGTCCTCGTAGGGAATCTTGCTTAGAAAATGATGAATGCAATTGAGGCGAGCACGTTTCTTGTCATCTGCTTCAACCGTAAACCAGGGAGCCTCTGGAATGTTGGTATGGGCGAACATTTCATCTTTGGCTTTGGAGTATTCTTCCCAGCGATCGCGGGATTCCAGATCCATCGGGCTAAGCTTCCAGCGGCGGGAGGGATCCATCATGCGAGACTGGAACCGCCGTTCTTGCTCCTCATCGCTGACTGAAAACCAATACTTGAGCAGAATGATGCCCGATCTCACGATCATTCGTTCAAACTCCGGGCAAGACTGCAAAAACTCCCTGTATTGTTCCTCAGTGCAAAAGCCCATGACGTGTTCAACCCCTGCCCGGTTATACCAACTGCGATCAAACAGGACGATTTCGCCTGCGCCGGGTAGATGTGGAACGTAGCGTTGAAAGTACCACTGGGTCTTCTCATGATCGGAGGGCGCTCCCAGTGCCACAACCCGGCAACCACGGGGATTCATGGGTTCGGTAATTCGCTTGATCGTGCTTCCTTTGCCAGCCGCATCCCGACCTTCAAAAATAATCACCACCCGCAAACCCACATGCTTGACCCAATACTGAAGTTTCACCAATTCAAGGTGGAGTTGGACAAGCGCTTGCTCATAGAACTCGGTTTTCAACTTTTTGAGCTTCTCGCCACCGACTGGAATTTTTTTAGACTTTTTGGACCCCGCCCCACTGTCAGCCTGAGATTTTTTAGGCTTTTTGGGTGCTTCGTCTGAATCGTGCGCCTTTTTCTTCAACTTCTTCGGTTTCTCGGGGGCGATGATTTTCGAAGCCTCGGAGTTATTGTTTTGCACTACTTCCATGAATTTTCCTCGGGTTCATTGGTCAACTTCCAGGCGCTTGATTAGTAGGTGGCTGTAAAAGAATAATGTCATTTCTTGTAGCCGTCAGCAATCAGAGAAAAGCTGATAGCCACCTGTTGATAGCTTCTCCATAAGTGTGCAGTTATTTTTTAACAAGCCCTAAGCGAACGATTGCGAGAGATCAAACACTGCCATAGACAGGAACTGCTGCGCCTCGAATATCCTGAGCGGCTGCCGATGCCAGGAAACAAATGACCTGTGCCACGGATTCGGGCTTTACCCATTGGGAAGCATTTTCTGCGCCCATTGCTGCCCGATTGGCGGGAGTATCGATAACGCTGGGGAGGACAACATTTGCGGTGATGTTGGTGCCTTTGGTTTCATCGGCGATCGCCTTTGTCAACGCCACCACACCTGCTTTTGCGGCACAGTAGGCTGCCAGTTGTCCGCCTGGTTCCACCGCTCCCCGCGAGCCAGTCGTCACAATGCGCCCATAGCCATGCTCCAGCATCTTCCTCAGGCTGTGCTTACAGACCAAAAAAGTGGTGGTCAGGTTCAGTTCAAAATCGTGATGCCACTGTTCCAGGTTGTAGGTATGGGTCGGCCCCATGGAAAACCCACCCACCAGATGGATCAGGACGTCTACCCGTCCCATATCATCCGTTAGGTGTTGAACGGCGGATTCATTGGTTAAATCCACCGCCACAAATCGAATGCGGGAGAAGTCAGTCGGGGCTAAAAAGCCTTTTAAGCGTTCCACTTCTCTTGGACTGTGATATGGAATGGTCACCTCTCCTCCCTGGGCTAATACAGCAGGAGTTACCCCCAATCCTAAACCCCCTGTTCCGCCCGTTAGTAGAACCTTTTTGCCTTTCATAAAGTAATTCTCTTTACAAGTAAAAGCAGATGAATCAATGAAGATCCCCGGTTTCTTGCTGAGTTTGACTGGGTGCGTTGATAACTTTGCAGAAACCGAAGATCTGGGAGGAGGTGAACATTCCTCATATCAGCTTGGAAAGTTGTCGTTTGAAGGCATCTGCCTGCTGAAGGGTGGGAATCGTTGTACTCAATGTATCAATCAGTTGTTGGGCTGTAATTTGAGGTTGCCGTTTCACCATATCCTGAACCATAAAATTTGCGATCGGTCCAATATGACGTGCCAATTCTTGTCTACACGTGTCCAGGAAAGCGGGAGTGAGTTGGGTCGATCCAGGACTAGAGGCGGCTGGGGAATTTGCGATCGTGCCCGCATTGTCTCGACTTTCGGATATCTGCCGCTTTGTGACTTGCCCACTTGCCCCAGATTCGGGTCGTCCACTTCCCCCCGATTCAGGTTGCCCACTTGCCCCTGAGGTTGTCTGCTCCCCAGGAATCCGCACACGGCTTCTAAACATCTGTGCTTGAGGAGAGCCAGGAATTTTTGCAGCCAGTGCCTCTACGAGTTGTTGGGGATTGCTTGGCGCTTGCTCAGCCAACACATTTTTGAGAATTAACCCTGCCATTGGTCCAATGAAGCCTGCCAGTTCTTGCCGACAGTGTTCCAGAAATGCTGAATCGAAGGGAATGGCAGGTTGTGGCTGACCGCTGGCAGCTGGCGCAATCACCGTTGGCGGTTCAGGGGAGTCCGTTTGGCGAGGAACCAGCATCGTTGGTTGAGGCTCAAAAGCCCCTTCTTCCCGCAAGCCACTGATTTCAAAGAAGTCATCCTGGAAGTCGTCTGCCTGCTCCTGAAAGGTGCTGAGGTCAAAGAAGTCATCGCGGAGATCGTCTGCCTGCTCCATTAACTCTTGAAAGAAGCCGCCTTCCATAATTTCGGCAACCTGGCGGCGGCGCTTTTCTTGATCAATTTGAATACTGATATCAACCAGCGGTTGCCGGTCTACCTCGCGGTCAGGGGCAATCTTTTGTAACTCAGCCAAAACTTCAGACGCCGACTGGTAGCGCTCCCTGGGCTTTTCTGCCAGCATCCGATTCAACAGTTGCAACAGGCGATCGCTAATGTTGACGTAGGAATGCCACTTCCACTCTAACGAGCCGTAATCCATCAGCAAACTCAGTTCGCACCCAGTCAGCAAAACAATCGCACTGACTGCCAGGGCATACAAATCGCTACAGGGAAAACACCGTCCCATCCGAATTTGCTCTGGTGGAGAATACCCAAACTTCCCTACTACTGAAGCCTGACTGGCATAACCCGAATTCGTATGGCTTGCCAGAATTTGGCTGACCGTCTGTTTCACCAAACCAAAGTCAATCAGCACAGGTTTGGCTTGCCCATCCGGCAGCATCACATTTTCCGGTGAGATATCCCGATGCAAAATATTCAGCGAGTGCAGGTAATCCAAAACAGGCAGCAAATCCTTCATCCACTGAATCACTTCCGCCTCAGAAAAGGCAGATTGTCCCTGATTGTGCCGCTCCTGAATCAGGGCTGCGTAGGTTTTGCCATCAATGTACTCTTGCACCAGAAAAAGCCGTCCACGATCGCCCAACCAGGCAAGGAAGCGGGGAATTTGCGGGTGGTTAATCTGGTACAGAACCCTGGCTTCCCGCTCAAATAGCTCACGGGATTTTTGAACAACGTAGTCCGATCGACTCGACGGAACGAATTCTTTGAGAACACAGAAATCTCCAAAACAATGGGTATCGGAAGCCAGATAGGTTCTACCAAAGCCCCCATGCCCCAGCACCCTCTCCACGCGATAGCGGTTATTGACCAGGGTGCCCAGCGTCAGTTCATCCTCAGGCGCTTCTGATGCCGACAGCCCTCCCGATAGGTGAGATGCGGGAAAAATCTGGTAAGCCTGCACCGGTTCCTGAATGTTCCTGAACGATAGCGAGCCAACATGGGTTGCTTCCAGCGACAATCGTCCTTTGACCGCATCATAAACGGTTTGCGACAGACAAACACCCCTGGAAGTCGTTTCCTCCTGCAACCGAATTGCGATCTTCACCCCATTTCCTGTGATGTTTTCCTGGTCAAAAAACACCTCTCCGAAGTGGATACCAATCCGGTGCGCCAGAACGTCTACATCGGGCAAACTGGCAGCAACATAGGCAAGGGCTTTCTGAATTTCGATCGCACAAGCAACCGCCTGTAGCGCGTTGCCAAAGTACACCATCAAGCCATCCTCACCCATCAGCCTCAACACCTGCCCCTCAAAGCGCTGGCAGATGTCTTGCATTAATTGCAGGTCTCGCCGAATCAAACTC from Kovacikia minuta CCNUW1 carries:
- a CDS encoding ComF family protein, translated to MPIPLHASRQKQRGFNQADLLAKHFCELTRLPLENRGLERSQETIAQFKLSATEREQNLADAFQIGRAFLQKAPSTPVLLLDDIYTTGATVKSATQILRRRGIRVYGVIVVARTVRSEE
- the fabG gene encoding 3-oxoacyl-ACP reductase FabG produces the protein MKGKKVLLTGGTGGLGLGVTPAVLAQGGEVTIPYHSPREVERLKGFLAPTDFSRIRFVAVDLTNESAVQHLTDDMGRVDVLIHLVGGFSMGPTHTYNLEQWHHDFELNLTTTFLVCKHSLRKMLEHGYGRIVTTGSRGAVEPGGQLAAYCAAKAGVVALTKAIADETKGTNITANVVLPSVIDTPANRAAMGAENASQWVKPESVAQVICFLASAAAQDIRGAAVPVYGSV
- a CDS encoding protein kinase domain-containing protein, translating into MAVIMVTDGVGCNARMADDPEHTLSLIRRDLQLMQDICQRFEGQVLRLMGEDGLMVYFGNALQAVACAIEIQKALAYVAASLPDVDVLAHRIGIHFGEVFFDQENITGNGVKIAIRLQEETTSRGVCLSQTVYDAVKGRLSLEATHVGSLSFRNIQEPVQAYQIFPASHLSGGLSASEAPEDELTLGTLVNNRYRVERVLGHGGFGRTYLASDTHCFGDFCVLKEFVPSSRSDYVVQKSRELFEREARVLYQINHPQIPRFLAWLGDRGRLFLVQEYIDGKTYAALIQERHNQGQSAFSEAEVIQWMKDLLPVLDYLHSLNILHRDISPENVMLPDGQAKPVLIDFGLVKQTVSQILASHTNSGYASQASVVGKFGYSPPEQIRMGRCFPCSDLYALAVSAIVLLTGCELSLLMDYGSLEWKWHSYVNISDRLLQLLNRMLAEKPRERYQSASEVLAELQKIAPDREVDRQPLVDISIQIDQEKRRRQVAEIMEGGFFQELMEQADDLRDDFFDLSTFQEQADDFQDDFFEISGLREEGAFEPQPTMLVPRQTDSPEPPTVIAPAASGQPQPAIPFDSAFLEHCRQELAGFIGPMAGLILKNVLAEQAPSNPQQLVEALAAKIPGSPQAQMFRSRVRIPGEQTTSGASGQPESGGSGRPESGASGQVTKRQISESRDNAGTIANSPAASSPGSTQLTPAFLDTCRQELARHIGPIANFMVQDMVKRQPQITAQQLIDTLSTTIPTLQQADAFKRQLSKLI
- the ppk2 gene encoding polyphosphate kinase 2 codes for the protein MEVVQNNNSEASKIIAPEKPKKLKKKAHDSDEAPKKPKKSQADSGAGSKKSKKIPVGGEKLKKLKTEFYEQALVQLHLELVKLQYWVKHVGLRVVIIFEGRDAAGKGSTIKRITEPMNPRGCRVVALGAPSDHEKTQWYFQRYVPHLPGAGEIVLFDRSWYNRAGVEHVMGFCTEEQYREFLQSCPEFERMIVRSGIILLKYWFSVSDEEQERRFQSRMMDPSRRWKLSPMDLESRDRWEEYSKAKDEMFAHTNIPEAPWFTVEADDKKRARLNCIHHFLSKIPYEDITPEPFDLLPRKAALGYIRPPKNEQFFVPQVY
- a CDS encoding ComF family protein gives rise to the protein MVLRGLLNLVVEGKCSLCGRSTAEEFCLDCQRQVQRCQLHHTHEAELEQPSVFAWGHYSGGLKRAIAALKYENQPQLARPLGHWLAHTWLSGESFSQAFNRCAHSLACQQAETTGI
- a CDS encoding PAS domain S-box protein encodes the protein MPAWINGRFPRLSYQSALRTAAKPENSLLQRYGVAVIAMLVALLLMLLLNPWVPMGASPFLLFFAAVMVSAWYGGFGPGFLATILASLAASYFFLPPFQNFRIAAPADMVRLGIFLLISLMICLLSGTRRQLVKELRQERDLISAVVSTAGSLIVVMDRQGRIVEFNRTCEKTTGYSFEAVRGKHLWDLLLPPEEIEPTREMFYKFGTWLFPNEYEGVWITHRGDRRLIVWSNTVLQDDLGAVKYVIGTGIDITDRKHAEETLQETNQTLQALIQASPLAITVLDRLGRVKLWNPAAEKLFGWSQEEVLGRFLPTVPDHKMSEFQANVASTLRGDLINAMETVRQRKDGSAIHIGLWTAVLRGSQAEDDSILSLMADLSQNKQAEVALKLSQERLTRFVEANVIGIVFADIDGPIEQANDAFLRMVGYAQTDLDKGHLSWVDITPPEYLPLDEQHIAEAKARGASTPYEKEYIRPDGIRVPVLVGFTLIGEERQEAVAFVLDLTERKQLEQTLRQQAEELAEANRMKDEFLAVLSHELRTPLNSMLGWSRLLRSRQLDAETTARALETIERNARLQTQLIEDILDVSKMIRGKLRLQPQSVSLPPVIEAAIDAMRPAAAAKAIHLSLQIDDCRLEEHNSRSEVSPTSVQTSNLPPEIDYQKFQVSGDSDRLQQVFWNLLSNAIKFTPEGGQVTIRLSAIKEQTGIWTREYGEKERSSNGGERSYVSIDPPIFFTPAAKISYAEIAVTDTGKGINPEFLPYVFDRFRQADSTTTRADGGLGLGLAIARHLVELHGGTIWAESLGAGLGATFTVRLPLINGCQPSDGKTIEST